From Enterococcus mundtii:
CTAACACTTCAATTGTTTGGATCAAAGAAACATATAGATGGTTGATATCTTGCGCTAAAAGTGAGATTTCATCCGTACCTTTGACATCACAACGAATATCCGCATCTAATTCGATCATTTTTTCTGTTACTTTGGATATCTCTTTGATTTTTTTTGTCGAATAAATACTATAGTAGTAAGCGCCGATGCCCCCAATGATTAGTGAGACGATGATGATAAATGGATATAAATGAAGTAACACTTGACTTGCTTCTGCGACTGGTTGCATTGAGTATATACCAACTAAATAATAAGTGTTACCTTGTTTGTCAGTAATTTCTTGATAAAGGTTCGTTTCATCAGGTACAAAACTTAGTCCTGAATAGTCAAGATTCTCGTCAAAGAAGGGACCAAGGATCATACCATTGTTATTAATCAGCATGATATCAAGACTTTGTTCTCTTCCAAACCAGTATTGATCAACCACCTTTTGCATAGTAGCTAAGTCTTTGTTCTCTATACTCTTTGCCACTTGATTGAATTCCTTGTTTATTTCGTTCAGCTTCATTCGTTCATAGTAGATAGGCATCGTGAAATATAAAACAATCAACGAAAGAATCGAAACTAGAAAAATGATGATCCCAGAAAACAAAAAATTTTTCAGCATGATACTCATGGCGTGTCCTCAAGCTGGTAGCCTCTATTTTTGATCGTTTTTATGGATAAAAGTGGCATTTTCTTTCGGATATTTTTTAGATGATTATCTAATATTCGATTTTCCAACTGATATTCATACGACCAAACTTGATGTACTAATTGTTCTCGCGTGATGATTTTCCCTTTGTTTCTTATTAGAATCACTAAAATATCATACTCTTTTCTTGTTAAATGGATTTCTTCCTCTTGGTATTTTACAAGACCACCATCAAGATCAATGGCGTACTCCCCGACAGTGATGTGGGGATTTCCTTGATTCATCCGAAACACATTTTCGATCCGTTTGATCAAAATAAGTGGAGAAAAAGGTTTGACGACATAGTCACTGATCAAATGAGAAAAACTGAGCAACTGCGTATATTCATCATCCAAGGCAGTCAGCATGATGATCGGCACATCCGACGTTTCCCGAATTTTCTTTAAAACATCCGTCCCCCTTATCCCAGGCAACATAATGTCCAATAGGATCAAGTCAAATGTTTCTTCAGCAAAAACTTCCAATGCCTGTTCGCCACTTCTTACTGAATAAACTTCATATTTACGCTCTTTTAAAAATTCCGTCACGATTTGATTGATCATATATTCATCTTCAACCACTAAAATTCTTTCCATATCACTCTCTCCTTATTCAAAGCGTAATGCCTCAATAGGGTTTAATTTGGATGCTTTCATCGCTGGTAATAAGCCAAATATCACACCCATTAGGGAACAAAAAACTAAGCTAACGATAATAGACAGTACAGACACAATATAAGGATAATCAAGCGACTGTGTGATAACATAGCCACTTAGTAAGCCTATAAGTATCCCCAGTATCCCACCAATCAATGTCAAGACTACCGCTTCTACTAAAAATTGTTTTAAAATAATTTTTCTTCTTGCGCCGAGTGCTTTCTTTATCCCGATTTCTTTCGTTCTTTCCGTGACAGAGACTAACATGATATTCATCACACCGATCCCCCCTACTAATAACGAGATACTTGCTATACCGGACAAGAGAATAAAACTTGACTGGTTCATTCGTTCCAATTCTCTGGCAAAGTCTTTCAGATTCATTACCCCATATTCATAATCGGATGGTGGGATCTGTTGATTAAGAATCTCTGCTGCTTTTTCTGCAGCGCCTTGTAATTGATCGGTATTATTTGTTTGGATCGTGACAAGTGGCACAATATCTAACTCATCAGATAGTTTATGTGCTTGCTGTAAAGGAACATAAGCTCTTTTCTCAAAGCTAAATAGATTACTACTATTGGGATCTAACTGAAATACCCCTTGAACTTTGAATGGCACGCCATTCACTTCGACAAACTGTCCGATCCCTTCTTCATTGGGAAATAATTCGTCATACAAGGAATCTTCCAGAAAAATGGCTTGTTGTTGCTCCTTGAAGGCTTGAGAAGCAAAACCTTCCCCTTTGATGAAGTTTAATTGCTCCAAATCCTCAACAGAAGAAGTGACAGCAGAAACTTTGGCGTCAGCCCCTTTTGCTTTCCTATAGATTTTCCCATCTTTTTGATATGACAAGCCACTTGCTAAGACCTCTGGTATCTCATTAATTTTATTTAATACATCTTCACGTAAAAACGGAAGGTATAACGGTTTTTTTTCTTCCTTTTCTGATAGGCCTCCCCCAAATAGGTTTCCACTTTGGAATGAACTTTTTTTATCGTATTGGATGTTCATCGTATTATTGTTACCACCAATCATTTCTCGTTTCATTTTTTCGGTATTTCCACCGATGATGCTGAAAATCGAAATAATGGCAGCAATCCCAATAATGACACCTAACATAGTCAACACTGAACGCATCTTATGAGCAAAAATCGATTGTAAGGCAAATCTGATTTCTTCCATTCTTGATCACCTCACTTTATTTTGTTCATCACTGATTATTTGACCATCTCGTAAAGTGATCGTGCGCTGACATAACGCTGCAATTTCTGGCTCATGGGTAATTAGAATAATTGTTTTTCCTGCTTGGTGGAATTCCTTAAAAAGGTCCATGATTTGGCTACTGGTTTTTGTATCAAGTGCCCCTGTCGGCTCATCCCCTAAAACAAAACTAGGGTTAGTCACTAAAGCTCTCGCAATTGCGACACGTTGCTTTTGTCCTCCTGATAATTCCATTGGTTTGAAGTCACTTCGATCCTCTAACCCTACGAGTTGCAACATATCCAAGGCACGCTTACGCCGCTCTTTTTTATTGACTTTTTTATACGTTAATGGCATTTCCACATTTTGCGAAACAGTTAATTTTGGCATGAGATTGAAATTCTGGAAAACAAAGCCGATTTTTGCGTTACGAAAATCGGCTAATGAATTGTCCGCTAACGTTTTGACATTCGTTCCTTCAACGATGTAATCCCCTGATGTAGCCGTATCCAGACAACCAATGATATTCATCAACGTCGACTTTCCTGACCCCGATGGCCCCATGATTGCGACCAGTTCTCCTTCATTGATTTGCAAAGAGATATCTTTAAGGACTTTTAGTTCTTTCCCGCCTTGCCAATATGACTTCTGAATGTTGTTAAGCGTCAACACTTGCACCAACCTCCATTCCCTCGACCATTCCTGTTTGAGGCAAAGCAAGTTGATCTTCAACAGTCAATCCTTCGACTATTTCTGCGAGTTCATTATCCATCGGATTTACCTTGACTTCATGCTCTTTGATCCGATCATTTTCTACTTTCCATACATAATATTTTCCATCTTTTTCCATGAGGTATCTTTGGTTGATGATTACTTTTCCTGACACAAAATCTTTCGGTAAAACATTGACATACACATTGGAACCAATCAGTGGCATTTCTTCTTTTGGATCAATCTTAACTTTGTAAGGAAACTTAGATAAATTTGGATTCTCTTCTTTTTGATCGTCTTGTTTTGCATCACTTGTTAAATTTGCCACCTGCACAATGGTTCCTTGCCAAGTATTCTCTTGGTCTTTACGATCCATAATTTCTACTCGCTGATCGACAGCAACTTTTTCACGATCAAATTCAGTGACTTGGCCATCCACGTACAAGTTCGAATCATCAAGGATCTCCATAAAGTTTTCTTCTTTTTGACGTTCTTTTGATTGATTGACTAAGTCACGATTCAATGATTTGATTCTTCCTGAGTTATCGGCTGTCACTGTGTCTTCATTCAGCCGTTCTTTTTCGTTTTCGTGAAGTAGTTGGGCTTTTCGCAAGTCTGTTTCTATATTCTTCACTTCATTGTCACCAGCAATAGCTTCTGCATGTAGACTGGTGATTTCTCCTTCTAATGCTTTGATCGTACTTTGTAACTCTTCGGATTTTTCCTTCGCATAATCTTGTCTTGCTTTTCCAAGCTCTGCTACTTTTTGGTTATGTGCTGTCCATTTTTGATTTGCAGTCACTCGTGCTTGTTCTACTGCTCTCACTTTGATTTCTACGTCCATTTCAGCTTCCACAACTTTTCTCTGTTGATCCGTTTGGTATGTAAACAAAGGTTGCCCTTTTTCTACGACATCGCCTTCATTTACCAGAATATCTTTCACTGTTCCTCGTTCTGGATCAATTTTGATTTTGTTGCTATTATTTGGCATGACTTTTCCTGCTAAAATCAAATTCGCCGCTTTCACCTCATCAATGAGGGATTTGACAGACCGTGCTTCAATATTTGTTCCTGCATTTTCTTCTTTTGTTTTCCCACTAGAAACAACTATACTGATTGCACCAACTACTAGTAAAACAGTGATGACTGCTACTGGAAAATACCATTTTCGGTTGAATTTTTTTCTTTTTTTAGGCTTCATGTACCTACTCCTTCATTCAGATCAGTCATAAAGAGCGCTTACTACATTCTATCCAATACTTACTCTTCTTCTTTTTCCGACACTTCTTCCTCAAACTCTTGAACAACCGTTCCATTATCAAAAACTTTTTCTGTTCCTTCTTTCCCATCCACGGTTACTTTTCGTTCACTTTTTACTTTTGGCATCTCTGATTCACTTGTATCTTTGGTCTCTGAACTGCATGCTGCTAAAAGACCAATAGAACATACTAATACCAGATAACCTTTATACTTTGTTCCTTTTTTCATCATAAAAAACCATCCTCTTCTATTTGTTTTAGTTATGTTTCTCTTGTTATATTTACTATCATACATGACAGACCTATTCTCTTTCTAAAGCTAATCTGTTTTTTGTGTAATTTTTTTGGTAATTTTTTTGAACAAAAAGATAGCGCTTAAATTTCACATACAAAAAAACAATCCAAGTGATCGTTGGATTGTTCAGACTACAAAAAAAATACCCAATTTAGGAGGTTATCTACAGCCTTAAGCATCGTGATTAAATTTACAATGCTTAAAATATATACTGGATAATCTGATCAATTTTAGCCATATCTTGTAAAGGTAAATTTTCTACCTTTTTGAGTTTTCTTTTCTTGAAATCAAGTGATTTTAATTGAGAAATAAGTACTTGCCCATTTGTATCTAAATCTGCAGGAAGAGAATAGCGCGTCGGTAGATTCTTTATAGTAGAAGTAATTGGACAGATTACCGCAAACATTGTCTTCCGATTAAACTCATATCGAGAAACAACTAATCCTGGACGTCTCTTTTGAATTTCGTTTCCTGTTGAAGGATCAAAATCAATCCAAACAATGTCTCCTTTTTTAGGAATGTAATTTTTATCTTCTAACACTATAAAATTTCTCTCCCTTCAGGAGTTAAATCTTCCCATTCATCTTTTTCATAATACTCAGCTTCTTCTCCTCCACTAAATGGATCATCGATTTTAGGAACTAACGTAATTGTTCCATCATCAGAATATACAACGATATATTCTTGGTTATCTGAAGGTTTTTTACCATTATCAGACGGAAGAGTAATTACTACAGAACTTCCTTGTAATCTAGATTTTGTAATAAGCATAGATACCACTCCTTTTATACCATGATAATATACAACACTGAGTAACGCAATGGTTTTAAAATATTTATTTAAGTATTCAGTGTACATAAAATCACCCGTTTCTGGACACTTTATTTTTTTACCTTAAATTTAAATTTCTCTATACTTTTAGTGTTCATAAACCCATATCAAAATCTATGTTCATTTAATCTATATAGATAAAGTTATGTTACAATAGATTTTAGTTAGGAGTGATTTTTTTGAAAATAGGATATGCCCGAGTATCCACTGGATTACAAAATTTAGATTTACAAGAAGATAGTTTAAACAAATTTGGTTGTGAGAAAATTTTTACCGATCATCTGAGTGGAGCAAAAAGTAATCGACCAGGATTGGAAATGGCCATCGATTTTGTTCGTTCTGGAGATACTCTCGTGGTTTGGCGTTTGGATCGGCTGGGAAGAAATATGGAAGATCTGATTTCGATCGTTAATCGATTGAATGAACGTGGTGTCAGTTTTCATAGTCTTCAAGAAAATATTACAATGGATAAATCTAGCTCTACTGGACAACTTATGTTTCATTTGTTTGCGGCGTTTGCCGAATTTGAGCGCAATTTAATTTTAGAACGATCGGCTGCTGGAAGAGAAGCTGCACGTGCAAGAGGAAGGTTTGGTGGTCGTCCTGAGAAGTTATCCTTTCAGGATTTGGAACTACTGAAGACTCTAGTAGATAACGGTACGCCTATTAAGACGATTGCCGAACGATGGAACGTTTCTCGAACAACCATTTATCGTTATCTTGGTAAAATAATGGAAAAGGAAACACCTAAGTAGTTATTAGGTGTTTCCTTTTCTTAGAAATTTATACTACATTAAATACCATTGAATATTTATTATTTGCACTCAGATCATTGCCACAAAGTTCCTTAAAATACGTACGGTAGTCCGTCTCCACAAGCCGCAGAATCTCTTTTATTGGCAAATTACTATAGTCGTAACAAATTATTTCTGCCATTAGTGTTAGTTTCGCATCGATCCCTATAATTTTAGGGAGATTTTCCCAAAAATTGTCTGGTGAAATCGTGCTTATCAATTGATTAAGTTCCTCGAACTGTTGCGTTAAGTACGCATTCAGTTCTTCATTTTCTCTTTTGTCATGTGACATTCTTTCTTGAAACTGACGTAGATATTCATCCTTTGTTAGAGTGGTTTCATCTTACATTCTCCTTTCCCTTTGTCTTTATTTTTATGGATCTAGCTACAGTATTTAGATCATCATTCTGGATAGCAATTTTTTGATTTATCAAAGTTTGTAAATTTATAGTAAGAGGAGAGAAAATGGAATGCTTTTCTAATTGTCAGGCACACTACTTAATTCCCACGTCAACTTGGTCGAATAAGTAGTTGCTTCTGGATTCGCTCCTTTTGGTATATTGAGTGCCACACTTTCTTTTGCTGTTTCTGCATCACCAAACCGATAGATCCAAGTCCCCATACCTTCACTACCTTGTGCTTTGAGCAATCTTTGGCGATTTCCAGGTATTAGGGGATGACCGGATTGAAGTTCTGGAGTGGTTCCGCCTTGAGCAGTAACGACTTGTTGGTTTAACAGAGTTATACTAGCGCCATTCAATACTTGGTTTTCTTTCCCTTTAAATTGTTCTTGTTGCGTGACTGCTAATTCCCAACCATTGCGCTCAGATTCTGGGCGTCGGTCACTGATCTGGACATAGTTAGGGCGTTCTTCATTTTCATTGACGGTCCCATCTTCATTTAGCAAGCGCTGTGGTTGTGCATAATAGGTTTGGTCATGAACCGAAATAGATTGTGAACCAAAGTTAAAAGATGAAACAAAGTCAATACTCAATAGTCCTTGATCTCCAGGTAGATCTGGTTTATTTTCTGGGTTCACTTCAATTTCTGGATTTAATGGATCTACAGGATCTACTGTATTTTTCATGTATCGAAAAATGACGGCTTGCTCTACTTCAGTAAATCGACCAGAAGTATTATCCGAGATTTCTTGTAACGTATACCCTTCAATTGCTTTTTCTTCAATTTGAAATGGTTCACGTATCCCACCAGTAATGATTTCTGAAGCGATAATTTCTTGATCATTGATATCTCTGTAATGAACGGCTACGGATCCTTTTTTTTGCCACTGATAAGTACCTGGATTACTACCATCGTATTCCCGCCAAAAATTAGCTGAAGAAGAGGCAATATAGGCTTCAGGAATTGTATTGGCTTGATTCAAATAATAAACCCAGTTGCCAGTATAGCTATCTGAAGAAGTAATGGTAGGCATAGTAGGAGGACTAGCCAAATGGTCAAATCGGGAATTTGTTCCTAGACGAAGATCTGAAAGATTGGTCGTATTAGAAAACATACTGGTAGCTACAGAGACATTTGTAGTATTCCAATTCGAGATATTTAATGATTCTAGTCTACGATTACCAAAGAACATCCATCCCATATCGGTAACATTCGACGTATTCCAGCTTGAAACATCTATCACTGTTAGACTTTCGGTAGTCTGGAACATCGCTCTCATACTGGTAACATTTGACGTATCCCAATTAGAAACATTTAAGGTTTCTAGATTACGATTACTATTGAACATAAAAGCCATATCAGTAACTTTCGAGGTGTCCCAGTTTGAAAGATCTAACGTTTTTATGTTGTTCGTTCCACCAAACATATTATTCATATTAGTAACATTTGAGGTGTCAAATCTCCCAACATTATCAATACTTTCCAGATTTGGCAATGCCCAAAATAAAGCGGTTGAATTTGATGGTAATATCACTTGATCTTCTACGATAATTTGTTTGACCGAAGAGTAGGTTTTCCATGGTGCATCTCCTCTTGCGCCAGCTTCCCCACCATATAATGTGATTGTTTCAGTTCCTTCCTCATACGACCAAGGGACCGTTCCCCATAGATTCTGTTCAGGCTCATAAGTATAGACAACCGTTTGTTCTTCTACTCCAAAAGTCCCAGAGGCATTTTCGGGAATCTTACTCAATTGCCAACCACTAATGCTTAGCGCTTCGGTTGTATAAGTTTGATCAACTAAACCAGTCAGCACGCTAGGATCAGCTAATTGATTCCCTGCCTCATCTTCATGCTTTACAGTAACATTTCCACCTTGAACTGGTTCAAAGACTGCACGAATCACAGAGTTTCCTGCTTCCCTTTGGCTTACACTAAGATCTTCGCTATTTGGACTAAATATAAATATCGGACCTGAGGCGACTTCCCAGTGTAAAAATCGATAACCGGGATTGGGAAATGCTCTCATATTTCCCAGATTATCTCCTACCCGGAGCCATACCACATTCGATCCTGCCGAATCAGTTCGTCTTGGGTTGCCACCGGCTGGAGGGCTTGCAACTAATTCTAAACGATATTCAGTAGCACGATTACTTACCTCTTCACTTTCGTTTTTTTCTGATTCTTCTTGCTTTTCTGGATATTCCGAAGTCGCTGTTACTTCATGATTATCAGAAGAGCTTGAATAATCATGTGTATAGGTTAGTGGATCCGATAATTCTGCTTCTTTTGTTAGTTCCACAGGATTCTCGATCGCAAACACAGGCATACCCGTTTCAATCACTGGAGAAAAAAGCAAAGGAAAACAAAGAAGATAAGTGCTTGCCACGACCAGGGCTTTTTTAATTTTCATCGGGCTAGACCTCCTCGTCATTTTTAAGTCTTCGTTGTTTAATAAGTAGCCAAACAATAAGCAATAACAATAGAATAATCAGGCTAATCACTGCAACGATCCACCAATTAATACTTGTATCAATCGTGACATCTTTCTGATTTAATGCTCGGGCTTCATCCGCCTCGATCGTAAAGGTTCTTTCCCATTGCCATTCCTCTTCCCCAGAACGTGCCGTCATTTTCAACAAATATTCACCACTGCGAAAACGAGCGCCTTCTAAAGAAATCGGAAAATTGAAATTAGAATTTGGTGCCATTTGCATTTGTTCTTGACTTGCTTGGTATAAAATTTTTTCTTCCCCCACTTTTTGAACCGTAGCTTCAACTTCTAAGCGATTCACAAATGTCGGGGTGAAGTTTTGTAGATTCGCACTGATGACATTGCGATAGTTGAGTTGATCGGCAAAGACATCCAACAACTCTAAATCTGGTTTCACGGCGTCTTGATTGTTACTCACCACCACACCGATGATATACGCAAACTCATTTTGGATGGCGACACCTTCTCCATCGCTCGTTTCTTCCGTTGTGTCTTCTTTGACTTCTTCAATCCGTAACCCACCAGCTAAGAAGCCTTCGAATGCTTCTTTAGGCATCTTCAGATCGAGCGTCACCGTTTTCGTTTCGTTACCACCAAGCTCGATGATTTCGGGTTGTTCAATTAATTCATCCAGCGAATGCTTGAGCGTAGGATCGGCTTTTTCCGCGTCTTGTCCGTATTCCACGACCCCCATCACATTCGTATACGCAGTATGTGGCGTTATTTTGATTTTCTTTGCTTCTGCATTGGCGTTTTGTAGTTTCAATGTCAGTTTTTCTGTCGCATCCGGTGCAAGTGTCAACTGAAAATAGCGTTCGTTGCCTGACTGTTGATTGTCTGAGAACTCCGGTGTCACATAAAAATTCAAGGTTCCCTCTTCTGCCCCCACACGCATCGGTGCCACCAAACTGACCAACAACAGAAGCAGTATCATTCCTGTTTGTTGGATTATATTTTTTCGATATGTACTGACTTGTTTCATTCATTTACCCCTTCCTTTAAAGAAAGTAGCGCTACAAAATTGTAACGCTACATCTTTTGTTTCTATCAACTGAAACCGTTGGTTTCGTCAGGACTATACGCCAACATTTTACTCAGGTTGGTTTACATCTTCGTTATCGTCATTCTAAGGAGTAGAAGATAATTCCCAAGTCAGTGTGGATTTGTATTGTGTCGCATCTTTTGCTGTCGAACCAGGAATAAATAATCGGATGGCATTATTTGTAACTACATCAACCTTATCGTCCGCCTCTTGTGCATCTAAGTTTGCTTGATCCCCCAAACGACGGAAGAAACACCAGCACCTTTATCTTTTTCCGCAGTCATCACGGATACAGCAGACTCATTTGGTATTAATTTTAATTCAGCTGCATGAGCCACTGGTGCATTACCAGGCGTACTTCCTCCATACTGGATTCTTGGATTCAATAATGAAATCTGTGCACCACGCAAAGTATCATTGACTGTTTCAGTCGTTGCTTTGAAATCTGTCATACGTACTTGTAGATCCCAACCCGCATTCGTCCCACGGACATCTTGTACTTGTGCAAAACTGACATAAGGGACTTTATTTGCTTCACCAGTCGTACCGGTTTTTTGTTGTTTTTCTGCGATCATATTGTAAGTTTGATCCTGATTCGAGATCACTTGTGAACCGAAATTCATCGTGGCAACTTTCATAATCGATAAAGGTCCAGTTGTGCCTGGCACTTCAGGCTTGATCTCAACATCTGGTCCTTCTTCTGGTGGAACAACGACGAGGTCTTCCTCTTCATTTGGTGTAAATTCAATTGTTCCATCGGTTGTGACGTTACGTATTTCTTTTGATGTTTCCTCAATTGTGTCGTCTGCGAATGCTGTGAGTCCTCCGGCAAAAATGGTAGAGCTTAGCGCTGCAATAGTTGCTAATCTAACAAATTTCATCTATTTAAATCCTACTTTCTTTATTTGTTTTTTTCTTTTTGTGTCGCCAAAACCAAAAGCCAAGTATTGTGCTGACAAGCAATAGACCAGACGTTGACCATATGCGCTTCTGACTCTCGTTTGTTTTCGGTAATCTTCTGGATATTGAGTGATTGACCATTGAGGGGTGTTGAGCAATTTCTTTTGGTAAATCTTGCTTGATCGCACCTTCCGGTGCTGGTTCAGGTGTTCCAGGTATTTCATATAGCCCAGTAAAACCAATCGTACCTTCTGTTTCCACCGAACGTATTTCAGTTCCATGAACAACTAACGGTGCATACACATGAATAAGTAACATACCTATACTTAGTATGTATCTATTTTTACGTTCCATATTCGTCTCCCTCAGTATTCCCAAAAATCTTCGTTTTTAAGGAGACGACAAAAAAAGACATCCGATTGCATCAGATGTCTTGAAAAAGTGATTATATTAGGTTTTTAATTAAAAAATATAAATAACGTATTTACATTATTAAAAACGAAGGTTTTTGATAATTTTTAGTAAAAATGTACTAATATATAAGCATTTACTTTCTAAAAGGATAACATTTTATATTTTCAAAAAAAAACAATTTTTTCATATAAGAGCGAAAAATTTGTTTTCTTTTATTTTTTATCATCTCATTTAAATTCCATAAAATATTTATTTGTAGGTTCTATTGATAACAAATATTTGTTGATAAATATTAATCCTTCTAATTTCCTGATGATGTCTATCTACAGTAAATTCAATTGTACTCATACAATATCTTCCTGTAATTTACACACATTTACGCCTTATCCGTTCACTAATTCTTGATTGAATAACTAGATTTTAGACCAACTAAACTCTTTTCCGAATAGAAAAAGTCATTCTTATTGTTGAAAAAATCGATCGAAGTGATTATTTGGAAGGTGTTCTTGATCCAGATATTACTTCTCTTTAATTGGAGGATACAAATCAACGGGCAAAAAAATAGTCGAAGCTTTCTTTACTGGACTTTCTAGAGACATAAAAAAATTTTAGTAGATTTTTGATCTTTCAATCAAATACAACAAATTTAAAGCAGACTTATTTCAACCTCTTGATACATTAGTCTCGTACATTATGATTTTTTACCGAAGAATTTCTCACTGATCCTCTGGAGACGTTTGGCTCTATAAACATTGACATAGTTAAAGCTTTCTCTTTGATGTTATTAAAATTCCTATTTATTTTTTCTTTATCTTTTTCTAAGTTTTTTCTAATATCATTGACGTTTGATCGTATTACCGTTATTTCTTCCTTAGTCAATTGATTGGCTCGAACTTTCGTTCCTTCTAATTTTATAAACTTTTTAAATCTACTAAGAAGATTCTTTTTTTTATTATTATAAAATGATGCTTCAATATTATAAGAAGCTACTCTTTTAAATTCTGGAATGCTATTAGTAAAATGTTTATTTAATATTTTACCATTTTCTATCTTTCTCATAACTTTAATGTCTTCTGGATACTTGTTTCTATCATCTTTTAAATAACAATACATTTTATATTGCTCTCTTAAATAATTACTGATATCAGTTCCATACCCCATTTTTTCTAACCGGAAACACGCAACTTCTGTAAGAATACCGTTTAAAGAATCTGTTCTACCTTGTTTATCAGTGGAAAAGATTAACTGCCCTGGAGAACTTTTTTCTGAGAGTACGCTTTTCAATGAAGCTACCACCTCTTTCATTAAACAGTTTCCTTGTATATATTGACTTGATGTAACATTGCGTCCATAATACTCGCTATTTGCTATTTTACTAAGAAAGTGTAACGGTTGATATTTTATATCAGAAGGTTCAAATCCTCTATCTGTAAATCCACTTGCAATAGCTTTAGCCATTGAATTAATTCCATCAGGAGTATTATCTATTTTATAGAAATAATTGCTTACAATATAATTTTTTCCATAATTATTGAAATTCTCATTTGATTTTTCAAAACGTTCAGGAGGAGAAGCACCAGCTTTGTCAAATATTTCCACTTGAATTTCTTCACCAACTTTTTTTATAATGCACGATACTTCATGCGCTCCAGTTTTGGTTTTAAACCCAGTTGGCACTACTAAGAAACTATCATCATTATGATTGATAAGTTGGTCAGTATAATGAGATAAAAGAGTCGCATTTTGGGAAGCATAGTAGC
This genomic window contains:
- a CDS encoding type II toxin-antitoxin system PemK/MazF family toxin; this encodes MLEDKNYIPKKGDIVWIDFDPSTGNEIQKRRPGLVVSRYEFNRKTMFAVICPITSTIKNLPTRYSLPADLDTNGQVLISQLKSLDFKKRKLKKVENLPLQDMAKIDQIIQYIF
- a CDS encoding ABC transporter permease, which codes for MEEIRFALQSIFAHKMRSVLTMLGVIIGIAAIISIFSIIGGNTEKMKREMIGGNNNTMNIQYDKKSSFQSGNLFGGGLSEKEEKKPLYLPFLREDVLNKINEIPEVLASGLSYQKDGKIYRKAKGADAKVSAVTSSVEDLEQLNFIKGEGFASQAFKEQQQAIFLEDSLYDELFPNEEGIGQFVEVNGVPFKVQGVFQLDPNSSNLFSFEKRAYVPLQQAHKLSDELDIVPLVTIQTNNTDQLQGAAEKAAEILNQQIPPSDYEYGVMNLKDFARELERMNQSSFILLSGIASISLLVGGIGVMNIMLVSVTERTKEIGIKKALGARRKIILKQFLVEAVVLTLIGGILGILIGLLSGYVITQSLDYPYIVSVLSIIVSLVFCSLMGVIFGLLPAMKASKLNPIEALRFE
- a CDS encoding response regulator transcription factor, which produces MERILVVEDEYMINQIVTEFLKERKYEVYSVRSGEQALEVFAEETFDLILLDIMLPGIRGTDVLKKIRETSDVPIIMLTALDDEYTQLLSFSHLISDYVVKPFSPLILIKRIENVFRMNQGNPHITVGEYAIDLDGGLVKYQEEEIHLTRKEYDILVILIRNKGKIITREQLVHQVWSYEYQLENRILDNHLKNIRKKMPLLSIKTIKNRGYQLEDTP
- the mazE gene encoding type II toxin-antitoxin system PemI/MazE family antitoxin, with protein sequence MLITKSRLQGSSVVITLPSDNGKKPSDNQEYIVVYSDDGTITLVPKIDDPFSGGEEAEYYEKDEWEDLTPEGREIL
- a CDS encoding ABC transporter ATP-binding protein, with the translated sequence MLTLNNIQKSYWQGGKELKVLKDISLQINEGELVAIMGPSGSGKSTLMNIIGCLDTATSGDYIVEGTNVKTLADNSLADFRNAKIGFVFQNFNLMPKLTVSQNVEMPLTYKKVNKKERRKRALDMLQLVGLEDRSDFKPMELSGGQKQRVAIARALVTNPSFVLGDEPTGALDTKTSSQIMDLFKEFHQAGKTIILITHEPEIAALCQRTITLRDGQIISDEQNKVR
- a CDS encoding recombinase family protein, coding for MIFLKIGYARVSTGLQNLDLQEDSLNKFGCEKIFTDHLSGAKSNRPGLEMAIDFVRSGDTLVVWRLDRLGRNMEDLISIVNRLNERGVSFHSLQENITMDKSSSTGQLMFHLFAAFAEFERNLILERSAAGREAARARGRFGGRPEKLSFQDLELLKTLVDNGTPIKTIAERWNVSRTTIYRYLGKIMEKETPK
- a CDS encoding efflux RND transporter periplasmic adaptor subunit; the protein is MKPKKRKKFNRKWYFPVAVITVLLVVGAISIVVSSGKTKEENAGTNIEARSVKSLIDEVKAANLILAGKVMPNNSNKIKIDPERGTVKDILVNEGDVVEKGQPLFTYQTDQQRKVVEAEMDVEIKVRAVEQARVTANQKWTAHNQKVAELGKARQDYAKEKSEELQSTIKALEGEITSLHAEAIAGDNEVKNIETDLRKAQLLHENEKERLNEDTVTADNSGRIKSLNRDLVNQSKERQKEENFMEILDDSNLYVDGQVTEFDREKVAVDQRVEIMDRKDQENTWQGTIVQVANLTSDAKQDDQKEENPNLSKFPYKVKIDPKEEMPLIGSNVYVNVLPKDFVSGKVIINQRYLMEKDGKYYVWKVENDRIKEHEVKVNPMDNELAEIVEGLTVEDQLALPQTGMVEGMEVGASVDA